A single region of the Rhodococcus sp. W8901 genome encodes:
- a CDS encoding tyrosine-protein phosphatase — protein sequence MTAHPLDRRVLLKSAPNFRDLGGIPVASGTVRPGALYRSATLAKLDDDDLTAFEVLGVATVYDFRTAAERDGAFDRLPDTVRTVWLDVLADNAQNAAATGLLMTDPVAYAGTINDGRGIGQMEEANRNFVSLPSALSAYRAFYLDLIDEKRAGAALFHCTTGKDRTGWAATSFLLLLGADETDVRADYLETNTDLAPMTDPILAFVESKGVDPELIRPLLGVRESYIDAALDEMRTHFGTVEDYARDGLGLTAEQLATLRERFTQSS from the coding sequence ATGACCGCTCACCCGCTCGACCGTCGTGTTCTCCTGAAGAGTGCCCCGAACTTCCGTGACCTCGGCGGTATTCCCGTTGCATCCGGCACCGTCCGCCCGGGCGCGCTGTACCGCTCGGCGACGCTCGCGAAGCTCGACGACGACGACCTCACCGCATTCGAGGTCCTCGGTGTCGCAACTGTGTACGACTTCCGCACCGCTGCCGAGCGCGACGGTGCCTTCGATCGCCTTCCCGACACGGTGCGTACGGTCTGGCTCGACGTGCTGGCCGACAATGCCCAGAACGCCGCGGCCACCGGACTTCTCATGACGGACCCGGTCGCATACGCCGGGACGATCAACGACGGGCGCGGGATCGGGCAGATGGAGGAGGCGAACCGAAACTTCGTCAGTTTGCCCTCAGCGCTGAGCGCATACCGCGCGTTCTATCTCGACCTGATCGACGAGAAGCGTGCCGGGGCTGCCCTCTTCCACTGCACCACCGGCAAGGATCGCACCGGATGGGCCGCGACTTCCTTCTTGCTCCTCCTCGGCGCCGACGAGACCGACGTGCGCGCCGATTACCTCGAAACGAACACCGATCTGGCGCCCATGACCGATCCGATCCTCGCCTTCGTCGAGAGCAAGGGTGTCGACCCGGAGCTGATCCGTCCTCTCCTCGGTGTCCGTGAGAGCTACATCGATGCCGCTCTCGACGAGATGCGCACCCACTTCGGCACCGTCGAGGACTACGCGCGTGACGGGCTCGGACTCACCGCCGAGCAACTCGCGACGCTGCGCGAGCGGTTCACGCAGTCTTCGTAG
- a CDS encoding phage holin family protein, translating to MRLLFQLFSQCVLGVVALIVVHFVLPGVDLSFTGFFVAIGVFTLAHMILGPFVLSVAQRYAAPLAGGIGLVATLLALWVASLFPDGIQISGVQSWIFAPIIVWVITALGGWIFMAFVIDRWLKRRSAEKLVRSVNQA from the coding sequence ATGCGTCTGCTGTTCCAGCTCTTTTCGCAATGCGTACTCGGTGTGGTGGCGTTGATCGTGGTGCATTTCGTTTTACCCGGGGTGGATCTGAGCTTCACCGGATTCTTCGTGGCAATCGGCGTATTCACCTTGGCCCACATGATTCTCGGCCCGTTCGTGCTCAGCGTGGCGCAGCGCTATGCCGCTCCGCTTGCGGGTGGTATCGGGCTGGTCGCCACGCTGCTCGCGCTGTGGGTTGCATCCCTGTTCCCCGATGGCATTCAGATCAGCGGCGTCCAGTCTTGGATCTTCGCACCGATCATTGTCTGGGTGATCACGGCACTCGGCGGGTGGATCTTCATGGCCTTCGTCATCGACAGGTGGCTCAAACGACGCAGTGCAGAGAAGCTCGTGCGCAGTGTGAATCAGGCGTGA